The genomic interval CTGCAGGCGAAGAGCGCTTCTACGCCGAACATCGGCAAGGCCTGCAGGTTGGCCGCCAGGTTCTTCTGTTGCAAAGTTGAAGGTTGCTGGCCCGGGGCGAGCTGGAACACGCCATCGTCCAGGAACAGCATGCCCAGCGGCAGGTCGAACGCGCCACCGGCCAGTGCGATGTCCAGCGCCTCACGGGCCGATGGGCCGTTCCAGGGTGCCTGGCGGCTGATGATCAACAATGACTTGGCCATTTCAATCGCCTCCGAAGCAGATCAGCCGATCGGCACTCTGCGCCGCCTCGTGCAGTTGGCCGAGCCCGGACAGCTCCCAGGGCTTGGGCAGGTTCGCGGCTGGCCGTTGATAGCGGCTGGCTTCGGCCTCGTCGAGCACGCCACGGCGCAATGCAGCGGCAATGCACACCACCGCGTCCAGCTGGTGGTGGTCGATGAAGGTGCGCCATTGGGCGGCGACATCCAGCTCATCCTGGGGCGTGACCACGTTGGCCGAGGCACTGTGTACCCCGTCCTGATAGAAGAACAACCGGGCAATCTCATGCCCGCCGGCCAGCACCGCCTCGGCAAAGCGCAGGGCGCGGCGCGAGGAGGGCGCATGGGCCGGGGAAAAAACCGCGATAGCGAATTTCATGGACAACTCATGCAAAGGAATGCCGCCA from Pseudomonas kermanshahensis carries:
- the tusD gene encoding sulfurtransferase complex subunit TusD; this encodes MKFAIAVFSPAHAPSSRRALRFAEAVLAGGHEIARLFFYQDGVHSASANVVTPQDELDVAAQWRTFIDHHQLDAVVCIAAALRRGVLDEAEASRYQRPAANLPKPWELSGLGQLHEAAQSADRLICFGGD
- the tusC gene encoding sulfurtransferase complex subunit TusC, which produces MAKSLLIISRQAPWNGPSAREALDIALAGGAFDLPLGMLFLDDGVFQLAPGQQPSTLQQKNLAANLQALPMFGVEALFACSHSLRQRGLAADTLALPVQVLDDAALTALIARFDQVVTL